In one window of Synchiropus splendidus isolate RoL2022-P1 chromosome 15, RoL_Sspl_1.0, whole genome shotgun sequence DNA:
- the s100t gene encoding S100 calcium binding protein T, whose product MSLPNSENASTLENAMQLMIQTFHKYSGNEGDKYTLSRAELKEMLTSELGNYLGNAQDKEAVDKVMGDLDSNNDGEVDFTEFIILVGALTVACNDFFLEFNDKTEKKK is encoded by the exons ATGTCTTTGCCCAACTCAGAGAACGCCTCCACCCTGGAGAACGCCATGCAGCTCATGATCCAGACCTTCCACAAGTACTCTGGAAATGAAGGCGACAAGTACACACTGAGCCGGGCTGAGCTCAAAGAAATGCTGACCTCTGAGCTGGGGAACTACCTCGGG AACGCTCAAGATAAGGAAGCAGTGGACAAAGTGATGGGAGACCTTGACTCCAACAATGACGGGGAGGTGGATTTCACAGAGTTCATCATATTGGTGGGCGCGCTTACCGTGGCATGCAATGACTTCTTCCTGGAATTCAACGATAAGACTGAGAAGAAAAAGTGA
- the si:ch211-105c13.3 gene encoding protein S100-A1: MESAIQTIVTTFVTSARGKESLDKKAAQKLVQKHFSGLMEDTNCSSAVKEMLSGLDENTDGKINFPEYMKLVGHIAKSLSERQAAGEQAAA, from the exons ATGGAGTCAGCAATCCAAACCATTGTGACCACCTTTGTGACTTCTGCCAGAGGAAAAGAGTCCCTAGACAAAAAAGCTGCCCAGAAATTGGTTCAGAAGCATTTCAGCGGATTGATGGAG GACACAAACTGCTCCTCTGCTGTGAAGGAGATGCTGAGCGGTCTTGATGAAAACACTGATGGAAAGATCAACTTCCCCGAGTACATGAAGTTGGTGGGCCACATCGCCAAGTCCCTCAGCGAGAGGCAGGCTGCAGGCGAGCAAGCAGCTGCTTAA